From Prochlorococcus sp. MIT 1223, the proteins below share one genomic window:
- a CDS encoding NAD(P)-dependent oxidoreductase codes for MDRNNINSKPCLGFIGLGSIGLPIAANLIRAGFSVKVHTRSRTAENSEELKGAIPCSSPRETAKGCDVLMICVSDENAVEDILFSNLGAESSMKSGDIIIDLSTISPSKARLFAAQLSSKNITYVDAPVTGGTEGAKAGSLTVFLGANEDFLKTIASILSAIADAVYPFGSTGKGQEVKAINQILVAGSYAAVAEAIALGEELKLPMDKVIESLKKGAGSSWALSNRAQSMLQDKYPLGFKLQLHHKDLSIALKTAKDSGLTLPITSKVKELEEVLLKEGYKDKDISVLRRSIKRITNTTTSNLASGAEDMD; via the coding sequence ATGGACAGGAATAATATAAATTCCAAACCTTGTTTGGGATTTATAGGCCTAGGCTCAATTGGCCTACCAATAGCAGCCAACTTAATTAGAGCTGGTTTTTCAGTAAAAGTTCATACAAGAAGTAGAACAGCAGAAAACAGTGAGGAGTTGAAAGGTGCCATTCCTTGCTCATCTCCTAGAGAGACTGCTAAAGGATGTGATGTTTTAATGATTTGTGTCAGCGATGAAAACGCCGTAGAGGATATTCTTTTCAGTAATCTGGGAGCCGAAAGTAGTATGAAGTCAGGTGACATAATAATTGACTTGTCAACTATTAGTCCTAGTAAAGCAAGGTTATTTGCAGCGCAACTCTCTAGTAAAAATATTACTTATGTTGATGCTCCAGTAACTGGTGGAACAGAAGGTGCCAAGGCAGGTAGTCTTACAGTTTTTCTAGGAGCTAATGAAGACTTCCTAAAGACAATAGCTTCCATTCTCAGTGCAATTGCTGATGCTGTATATCCTTTTGGAAGTACAGGTAAAGGTCAAGAAGTAAAAGCCATTAATCAAATACTAGTTGCAGGTAGTTACGCAGCAGTTGCAGAAGCAATTGCATTAGGAGAGGAATTAAAATTGCCTATGGACAAAGTTATTGAATCCCTGAAAAAAGGTGCTGGAAGCTCATGGGCACTTAGCAATCGTGCACAATCTATGCTCCAAGATAAGTATCCATTAGGCTTCAAGTTGCAACTACATCATAAAGATTTATCTATTGCCTTAAAGACAGCCAAAGATTCAGGACTAACACTTCCCATAACATCCAAAGTAAAAGAATTAGAAGAAGTGCTACTCAAAGAAGGTTACAAAGATAAGGATATCTCTGTCTTAAGGCGCTCAATTAAACGAATTACAAATACAACAACATCTAATCTTGCTAGTGGGGCTGAAGATATGGACTAA
- a CDS encoding nucleotidyltransferase family protein: MSSITALVLCGGKGERLKPLTNSIPKPLIQINKKPILGYIFDHINKYNIEKLIVATGYQSNKIEDYINKNHSNLEILTSHSGDVDIIERIKEASKLIKGDFIIFYGDTLSDVNIDNLIAHHKKQPGNATVTVWPLKSQFGLMEFDSSGMICSFKEKPILDKWINIGYIYCDKSIITMLTKVDKFEDLLSLLVKKKQLNGFKHEGIHITVNTIEELELAEKNIKSIGITP; encoded by the coding sequence ATGTCATCAATAACAGCCTTAGTACTATGCGGTGGAAAAGGAGAGAGATTAAAACCCCTAACAAATTCCATTCCCAAACCTCTAATTCAAATAAATAAGAAGCCAATTCTAGGTTATATTTTTGATCATATAAATAAATATAATATCGAAAAATTAATTGTAGCAACAGGTTATCAATCAAATAAAATAGAAGACTATATAAATAAAAATCATTCAAACCTAGAGATACTTACATCTCATTCAGGAGATGTAGATATAATAGAACGAATAAAAGAAGCTTCAAAGCTTATCAAAGGAGATTTTATAATTTTCTACGGAGATACACTCTCAGATGTAAATATAGACAATTTAATAGCGCATCATAAAAAACAACCTGGAAATGCAACCGTTACTGTATGGCCACTGAAAAGTCAGTTTGGATTAATGGAATTTGACAGTAGCGGAATGATTTGTTCATTCAAAGAGAAGCCTATATTAGATAAGTGGATCAATATTGGTTATATATATTGCGATAAATCAATTATAACGATGTTAACAAAAGTCGACAAGTTCGAGGATTTATTAAGTTTGTTAGTCAAGAAGAAGCAATTAAATGGATTTAAGCATGAAGGTATTCATATTACTGTTAATACTATCGAAGAACTTGAGTTGGCAGAGAAAAATATCAAAAGTATTGGAATTACACCCTAA
- a CDS encoding glycosyltransferase family 2 protein, producing the protein MLLDITVVFPYYNENKTIKTTLDLISRQSKMPREVIFVNSTSSDKTSETIDNWIRENQNNYQTKFLNIFEGSNTPSSSKNIGIKNCTSSWVAFMDCGLLFELNWIESQWNYIQDKKVEIVSGQVYLEGIGSIDQAAVAQTYGYKKRMPCIPSTLVKKSIFEKTGMFIENRRAGYDIAWPLLLKKLGIKRSINPSVIVKYNGINIANKISFLLYKRINYTRATVGLKYHFSPYYYLLILLLIFTFIGLFPTSIIQLLYVYILSRGYLIPIKKSNGLEMFRDNPYLIIWLPIVGIALDFGGTIGFLLGFFKYHLNARYLNK; encoded by the coding sequence ATGCTTCTAGATATTACAGTTGTTTTCCCTTATTACAATGAAAATAAAACAATAAAAACTACTCTTGATCTAATCAGCAGGCAATCTAAGATGCCAAGAGAAGTTATTTTTGTAAATTCAACATCATCAGATAAAACTTCTGAAACAATCGACAACTGGATTAGAGAGAATCAAAATAATTATCAAACTAAGTTCCTAAATATTTTTGAAGGAAGTAATACACCATCCTCCTCAAAAAATATTGGTATAAAGAATTGCACAAGTAGCTGGGTAGCTTTTATGGATTGTGGACTTCTCTTTGAATTAAATTGGATAGAGAGTCAATGGAATTATATACAAGATAAAAAGGTAGAAATAGTATCAGGGCAAGTCTATTTAGAAGGAATAGGGAGTATAGACCAAGCGGCAGTTGCTCAAACTTATGGTTACAAAAAACGAATGCCTTGTATACCCTCAACACTTGTAAAAAAATCAATCTTTGAGAAGACTGGAATGTTTATTGAAAACAGAAGAGCAGGTTATGACATCGCTTGGCCACTTTTATTAAAGAAGTTAGGGATTAAAAGAAGTATAAATCCTAGTGTTATTGTCAAGTATAATGGTATAAATATTGCCAACAAAATAAGTTTTCTTTTATATAAAAGGATAAATTATACAAGGGCAACCGTGGGGCTTAAATACCACTTTTCTCCATATTACTATTTATTAATATTACTACTAATATTTACTTTTATTGGATTATTTCCAACTTCCATAATTCAATTATTATATGTATATATACTATCTAGGGGATACCTAATTCCAATAAAAAAATCAAATGGTTTAGAGATGTTTAGAGATAATCCATACTTAATTATTTGGTTGCCAATTGTGGGTATTGCCCTTGATTTTGGTGGAACAATTGGTTTCTTATTAGGGTTTTTTAAATATCACTTAAATGCAAGATACCTTAATAAATAA
- a CDS encoding DUF938 domain-containing protein: MLTNNKNKASKEGVDERLFYPATQKNRECIGEELAKLLPKSGSVLEIASGSGEHGVIFQKLFPSINWQASDPDSCCRESISAWIEHEGLQNRMAQPIDLNVRKRPWQLSLKLQSSIKAIVCINMLHISFWDCTKALFEEAQNHLRKGHLLIIYGPFKKDGRHTSHSNRVFDCSLRKQNPYWGGSRFKRSNRIKPQKWICKT; this comes from the coding sequence ATGCTGACTAATAACAAGAACAAAGCAAGCAAAGAAGGTGTCGACGAAAGACTCTTCTACCCCGCAACTCAAAAGAACCGAGAATGTATCGGAGAAGAACTTGCAAAACTTCTTCCCAAAAGTGGATCTGTTCTAGAAATAGCAAGTGGGAGTGGCGAGCATGGGGTTATATTTCAAAAGCTTTTCCCCTCTATCAATTGGCAAGCCAGTGATCCAGATTCATGTTGCAGAGAAAGCATTTCAGCATGGATTGAGCACGAAGGGTTACAGAACAGAATGGCTCAACCTATAGATTTAAATGTAAGGAAAAGGCCTTGGCAACTAAGTCTAAAACTTCAATCATCTATTAAAGCAATAGTGTGCATCAATATGCTCCACATATCTTTTTGGGATTGTACTAAAGCTCTATTTGAAGAAGCTCAAAATCATTTAAGGAAGGGGCATCTACTAATTATTTATGGCCCATTCAAAAAGGATGGGCGACACACAAGTCATAGCAACAGGGTTTTTGATTGTTCGCTAAGAAAACAAAACCCATATTGGGGGGGTTCGAGATTTAAACGAAGTAATCGAATTAAGCCTCAAAAATGGATTTGCAAAACATGA
- a CDS encoding MAPEG family protein, which produces MDPTFAWSLCCSACVILISIGPLTYARVKAGYSVDNMGAPRALFDQLPEFGKRAVWCHQNCWESFTFHAPACILCLLVGAVSPLTVVAAWIHPLVRVIYICVYVGDIPTARGLCWAIGIISSGLLYKAGLDTLLTY; this is translated from the coding sequence ATGGATCCTACTTTTGCTTGGAGTCTCTGTTGTTCCGCGTGCGTCATATTGATCTCCATTGGGCCTCTAACTTATGCCAGAGTTAAGGCCGGTTATTCCGTAGATAATATGGGAGCTCCTAGAGCTTTATTTGATCAATTACCTGAGTTTGGGAAAAGAGCTGTTTGGTGTCATCAAAATTGCTGGGAGAGTTTTACTTTTCATGCTCCAGCATGTATTTTATGTCTCCTTGTAGGAGCTGTATCTCCTTTGACTGTTGTGGCGGCATGGATTCATCCGCTTGTAAGAGTGATTTATATATGTGTCTATGTTGGAGATATTCCCACAGCTAGAGGACTTTGCTGGGCGATAGGCATTATTTCTTCTGGGCTCCTTTATAAAGCAGGTTTAGATACTTTACTCACTTATTAG